From the genome of Parazoarcus communis, one region includes:
- a CDS encoding YhdP family protein gives MSTKPLSPDSPPAAEGARARSRLPRRLGAALLLVWFLFGGLFLVLRWVVVPQVGAYRAEIANELSRVSGLPVGIEGLSADWSGLRPRLHLAGLSVSDAEGRPALRLEQVDATLAWSSLLRLRPYFHRLEIVGPSIEARRNADGSVVIAGLQIEGEGGDGSFLDWLLAQRKVVVRNARLSWTDVLREAPELQLEDVEFTFEKGYSKQRFALHAQPPGALASALDVRGELTRFSAADLTATVGRLYVDLERADLGGWKSWVDYPVELSGQGGVRLWIDFDGAAATAMNADVALSAAAMRLAPALPELQLTQLSGRLSARRWGSGFELESRGLALATGDGVEMAPTDFHLRVQHPEGSRAGGGAVSANALDFAVLARLAAHLPLGDSVRERLAAFDPRGQVTALKLDWKGSVESPQSWTLAARFEGMGLAARESLPGVGGLSGEVEGTEQSGRFLLAGRDTHVDLPEVFVNPRLVFSTFRADGGWARRDGRVEIALDSASFNNEDAEGSAAGRYWVEPGGAGEIDLSARLTRADGTTVWRYLPLVINHDTHEWVRTAIKRATVPDARLRLKGRLDEFPFRDGQGQFLVSIKVADGRLEYAPDWPPIEGIDGEVRFEGPGMSIEASRGQIFGVRLSNVVANVPDLDVMPSETMTLTGRANGTTADFLRFVSESPVRKQIDGFTDHMRAEGNGSLSLKLVMPLRHVVDTAVTGDYRFSGNRLWVVKGLPPMEEAAGNLRFTAAQLNIPEARARLFGEPMQLSAATLPDGRVQFKVRGGINASAAQAEMGWAALDHLSGTGTWLTDIAIGRDATKVAVRSELEGIGSSLPYPFNKRAAERWPLTVDIVFPTDGVTTLGASLGDRLALAVEQGSDGAIVRGGIGVFQPVRMAAKGVQVNAKLEQLDVDAWRRALGNSEEPDVEAEGASASAASGDMPPLTGLNLEAARVEAFGQQLNDLRLKAVADDGGWKARIDSTEAEGDFDWRKAGDGTLAARFRRLAISNCENTDDAAATRTTLPRSLPGLDVRVERFAVGGIELGRLEVLARNRRAQWWLERFLLVHPDGRLSGNGLWQPGASARTQLDFVLETADIGRFTRALGYPDAVRGGRATLGGQVSWQGAPTRIDYPTLNGKLDLDAEKGQFNQLEPGVGRLLGILSLQALPRRISLDFRDVFSQGFAFDRISGSIDVAAGVMHSEDLEIRGPAARVLMRGVADIDKETQDLRVTVQPTLSESIAIGAAAGLINPVAGVVTYLAQKALSDPIEKLFAFDYSITGSWNDPVVEKLASPVGGLIPGRSTPAAKPAATKP, from the coding sequence ATGAGCACGAAACCGCTTTCACCCGATTCACCCCCCGCTGCCGAGGGCGCGCGGGCGCGCAGCCGTCTTCCGCGCAGGCTTGGTGCAGCGCTGTTGCTGGTGTGGTTCCTGTTCGGTGGACTGTTTCTGGTGCTGCGCTGGGTGGTGGTGCCGCAAGTGGGCGCTTACCGGGCCGAGATCGCAAACGAGCTGTCGCGCGTCAGTGGTCTGCCGGTCGGTATCGAGGGGCTGAGCGCCGACTGGTCCGGTCTGCGCCCGCGCCTGCATCTTGCCGGGCTGTCGGTGAGCGATGCGGAAGGGCGTCCGGCCCTGCGGCTCGAGCAGGTGGATGCCACGCTGGCGTGGTCCTCCTTGCTGCGCCTGCGTCCCTACTTTCATCGCCTTGAAATCGTGGGGCCTTCGATCGAGGCGCGGCGCAACGCCGATGGCAGCGTCGTCATCGCCGGGCTGCAGATCGAGGGCGAGGGCGGCGACGGCAGCTTCCTCGACTGGTTGCTCGCGCAGCGCAAGGTGGTTGTGCGCAATGCCCGGCTGTCGTGGACCGATGTGCTGCGCGAGGCGCCCGAGCTGCAGCTTGAGGACGTCGAATTCACGTTCGAGAAGGGCTACAGCAAGCAGCGTTTCGCGCTCCATGCGCAGCCTCCAGGTGCGCTGGCGTCCGCGCTGGATGTGCGTGGCGAGCTGACGCGTTTCTCCGCCGCGGATCTGACGGCGACGGTTGGGCGGCTGTATGTCGATCTCGAGCGTGCCGATCTCGGCGGATGGAAGTCCTGGGTGGACTATCCGGTCGAACTCAGTGGGCAAGGCGGCGTGCGCCTGTGGATCGATTTCGACGGCGCGGCCGCCACGGCAATGAATGCGGATGTGGCACTGAGCGCAGCTGCGATGCGACTGGCGCCGGCCTTGCCCGAACTGCAGCTGACTCAGCTGAGCGGACGCCTCTCAGCCCGGCGCTGGGGCAGCGGATTCGAGCTCGAGTCGCGTGGGCTTGCCTTGGCCACCGGCGATGGGGTGGAGATGGCACCGACCGACTTCCACCTTCGGGTGCAACACCCCGAGGGAAGCCGGGCGGGGGGTGGCGCGGTGAGCGCCAATGCGCTCGATTTCGCCGTTCTGGCGCGCCTTGCCGCACATCTGCCGCTGGGCGACAGCGTACGTGAGCGTCTGGCAGCCTTCGATCCGCGCGGTCAGGTCACGGCGCTGAAGCTCGACTGGAAAGGGAGTGTCGAAAGTCCGCAGTCATGGACGCTTGCTGCCCGCTTCGAAGGCATGGGGCTTGCAGCGCGGGAGTCCTTGCCCGGCGTGGGGGGGCTGTCCGGCGAAGTGGAAGGCACCGAGCAGTCGGGGCGCTTTCTGCTTGCCGGTCGCGACACGCACGTCGATTTGCCCGAGGTGTTCGTCAATCCGCGTCTGGTCTTTTCCACTTTCAGGGCGGACGGGGGCTGGGCCCGGCGTGACGGGCGGGTCGAGATCGCACTGGATTCGGCCAGTTTCAACAATGAGGATGCGGAGGGCAGCGCTGCCGGCCGCTACTGGGTGGAGCCCGGCGGTGCGGGCGAGATCGACCTCTCCGCGCGGCTCACGCGGGCTGACGGCACGACCGTGTGGCGCTACCTGCCCCTGGTGATCAACCACGACACCCACGAGTGGGTGCGCACTGCGATCAAGCGTGCCACGGTGCCCGATGCGAGGCTGCGGCTGAAGGGACGTCTGGATGAGTTTCCCTTCCGCGATGGGCAGGGGCAGTTTCTGGTCTCCATCAAGGTGGCTGACGGGCGGCTTGAGTACGCGCCCGACTGGCCGCCGATCGAAGGCATTGACGGCGAGGTTCGGTTCGAAGGGCCGGGGATGAGCATCGAAGCCTCGCGTGGCCAGATTTTCGGGGTCAGGCTGAGCAATGTGGTGGCGAACGTGCCCGATCTGGACGTGATGCCGAGTGAAACCATGACGCTGACCGGTCGCGCAAATGGCACGACGGCCGATTTTCTGCGCTTCGTAAGCGAGAGCCCGGTGCGCAAGCAGATCGATGGCTTCACCGACCACATGCGTGCCGAGGGCAACGGCAGCCTCAGCCTCAAGCTGGTCATGCCCCTGCGTCACGTGGTCGATACCGCGGTGACCGGTGACTACCGTTTCAGTGGCAATCGCCTGTGGGTGGTGAAGGGGTTGCCGCCGATGGAAGAGGCCGCCGGCAACCTGCGCTTCACCGCGGCGCAGCTCAATATCCCGGAAGCGCGAGCCCGTCTTTTTGGCGAACCCATGCAGTTGAGCGCTGCGACCCTGCCCGACGGACGGGTGCAGTTCAAGGTGCGTGGCGGTATCAATGCAAGTGCCGCGCAGGCCGAAATGGGGTGGGCTGCGCTGGACCACCTGTCGGGAACGGGCACCTGGCTCACCGACATTGCCATCGGGCGCGACGCCACGAAGGTTGCGGTGCGCTCGGAGCTCGAGGGCATCGGCTCAAGCCTGCCCTATCCGTTCAACAAACGTGCGGCAGAGCGCTGGCCGCTGACAGTTGACATCGTGTTTCCCACGGACGGGGTCACGACCCTCGGCGCGAGTCTGGGCGACCGGCTGGCGCTTGCAGTGGAGCAGGGCTCCGATGGAGCCATCGTCCGCGGCGGCATCGGCGTTTTTCAGCCGGTGCGGATGGCGGCCAAGGGCGTGCAGGTCAACGCGAAACTCGAGCAACTGGATGTGGACGCGTGGCGTCGCGCGCTCGGCAACAGCGAAGAGCCGGATGTGGAGGCGGAGGGCGCTTCCGCGTCGGCTGCGTCCGGCGACATGCCGCCGCTGACCGGGCTGAACCTTGAGGCGGCCCGGGTGGAGGCCTTCGGGCAGCAGCTCAATGACCTCAGGCTGAAGGCGGTGGCCGACGACGGGGGCTGGAAAGCGCGTATCGACAGCACTGAAGCCGAGGGCGATTTCGACTGGCGCAAAGCGGGCGATGGCACGCTCGCCGCACGTTTCCGGCGCCTGGCGATCAGCAACTGCGAGAACACGGACGATGCTGCGGCCACGCGCACGACCTTGCCGCGCAGTCTGCCCGGCCTGGATGTCCGGGTCGAGCGGTTCGCAGTCGGCGGCATTGAGCTCGGGCGGCTGGAAGTGCTTGCACGCAACCGGCGTGCGCAGTGGTGGCTCGAGCGCTTCCTGCTGGTGCATCCCGATGGGCGCCTGAGCGGGAACGGCCTGTGGCAGCCGGGTGCCAGCGCGCGCACGCAACTGGACTTCGTGCTGGAGACGGCTGACATCGGGCGCTTTACCCGGGCGCTGGGTTACCCCGATGCCGTGCGCGGCGGGCGGGCGACCCTGGGCGGGCAGGTGAGCTGGCAGGGGGCGCCGACCCGCATCGACTATCCGACGCTGAACGGCAAGCTCGACCTCGATGCCGAGAAAGGGCAGTTCAACCAGCTGGAGCCCGGCGTTGGGCGACTGCTCGGCATTCTCAGCCTGCAGGCGCTGCCAAGGCGGATCTCGCTCGATTTCCGTGACGTTTTCTCCCAAGGATTCGCCTTTGATCGCATTTCCGGTAGCATCGATGTCGCTGCCGGGGTGATGCACTCGGAAGATCTCGAGATCCGGGGGCCGGCGGCGCGGGTGCTGATGCGTGGTGTGGCAGACATCGACAAGGAAACACAGGACCTGCGGGTCACCGTGCAACCGACGCTGTCGGAGTCGATTGCGATTGGCGCCGCTGCGGGACTGATCAATCCGGTAGCGGGGGTCGTGACCTATCTGGCGCAGAAGGCACTCAGCGACCCGATCGAGAAGCTCTTCGCCTTCGACTATTCGATTACCGGCAGCTGGAACGATCCCGTGGTCGAGAAGCTGGCTTCACCGGTGGGTGGCCTGATACCCGGTCGCTCGACACCCGCGGCCAAACCCGCAGCGACCAAACCATGA
- the tldD gene encoding metalloprotease TldD, which yields MMSKNPLKVADKYLLSPYGLGEAELEKVFRKLMRHQIDYADLYFQYQRSEAWSLEEGIVKSGSFDIEQGVGVRAISGEKTAFAYSDDISLDALVGAATATRAIADVGDRRKAVITPYKTRSRLYRADDPLDSLDDTAKVKLLERLEGFARAEDPRVTQVMAHIAGSWEVVLVARNDGHMAADVRPLVRVSITVIMESNGRREQGSAGGGGRYDYGYFCDERLQDFARAAVHQASVNIDADPAPAGTMPVVLGPGWPGILLHEAIGHGLEGDFNRKGSSAFAGRIGQQVAARGVTVVDDGTIPDRRGSLSIDDEGNPTENTVLIEDGILTGYMQDTMNARLMGMAPTGNGRRESYAHLPLPRMTNTYMLNGDKDPAEIIKSVKKGLYAVNFGGGQVDITSGKFVFSTAEAYLIENGKVTRPVKGATLIGNGPDVLTRVSMIGNDMALDPGVGTCGKDGQSVPVGVGQPTLRIDGLTVGGTA from the coding sequence ATGATGAGCAAGAACCCCCTGAAAGTTGCCGACAAATACCTGCTCTCGCCCTATGGGCTGGGAGAGGCCGAGCTGGAAAAGGTGTTCCGCAAGCTGATGCGGCATCAGATCGATTACGCCGACCTGTATTTTCAGTATCAGCGCTCCGAGGCCTGGAGTCTGGAGGAGGGCATCGTCAAGTCCGGCAGCTTCGACATCGAACAGGGCGTCGGTGTGCGCGCCATCAGTGGCGAGAAGACGGCCTTTGCCTATTCGGACGATATCTCGCTGGACGCGCTTGTCGGTGCCGCGACCGCAACCCGTGCGATCGCCGACGTCGGCGATCGGCGCAAGGCAGTGATCACGCCTTACAAGACGCGCAGCCGCCTGTATCGTGCGGACGATCCGCTCGATTCGCTCGACGACACCGCCAAGGTGAAGCTGCTGGAACGGCTGGAGGGCTTTGCCCGCGCTGAAGACCCGCGCGTCACCCAGGTGATGGCGCACATCGCTGGCTCCTGGGAAGTCGTGCTGGTGGCGCGCAACGATGGCCACATGGCCGCCGATGTGCGCCCGCTGGTGCGGGTTTCGATCACGGTGATCATGGAGTCCAACGGGCGGCGCGAGCAGGGCAGTGCCGGCGGCGGCGGACGTTACGATTACGGCTATTTCTGCGACGAACGCCTTCAGGACTTCGCCAGGGCCGCGGTGCATCAGGCCAGCGTCAACATCGATGCCGACCCGGCGCCGGCCGGCACCATGCCGGTCGTGCTCGGCCCCGGCTGGCCGGGCATCCTGCTGCACGAGGCAATCGGTCACGGGCTGGAGGGTGACTTCAACCGCAAGGGCAGTTCGGCATTTGCGGGCCGCATCGGTCAGCAGGTCGCAGCACGCGGCGTCACGGTGGTGGATGACGGCACCATCCCGGACCGTCGCGGCTCCCTGAGCATCGACGACGAAGGCAATCCGACCGAAAATACCGTGCTGATCGAGGATGGCATTCTCACCGGCTACATGCAGGACACGATGAATGCCCGCCTGATGGGCATGGCGCCAACCGGCAACGGTCGTCGCGAGTCCTATGCGCACCTGCCGCTTCCCCGCATGACCAATACCTACATGCTCAATGGCGACAAGGATCCGGCCGAGATCATCAAGTCGGTCAAGAAGGGCCTGTATGCGGTGAACTTCGGTGGCGGACAGGTCGACATCACGTCGGGCAAGTTCGTGTTTTCGACCGCCGAGGCCTATCTGATCGAGAACGGCAAGGTGACGCGTCCGGTGAAGGGGGCAACCCTGATCGGCAATGGCCCCGATGTACTGACCCGCGTGAGCATGATCGGCAACGACATGGCACTTGATCCCGGTGTCGGTACCTGTGGCAAGGACGGTCAGAGCGTGCCGGTTGGCGTCGGTCAGCCCACCCTGCGTATCGACGGACTCACCGTCGGCGGCACCGCCTGA
- a CDS encoding carbon-nitrogen hydrolase family protein has product MSEADAPLSGTVRIAAIQTVSGPDVEANLAAAEGLIARAAADGARLVALPEYFPLMSTDEMAKVRARESEGSGPIQDFLSAAARRHRVWLVGGTLPLVAEADNKVRNSTLVFDDRGERRARYDKIHLFGFQRGAERYDESVTIEPGQTVSTFDSPVGRTGLSVCYDLRFPELFRAMGVVNLIILPAAFTYTTGRAHWEVLLRARAIENQCYVMAPAQGGEHPGGRVTWGHTMIVDPWGEVMNVLETGPGVVTADVDFERLASLRDSLPALRHRCLG; this is encoded by the coding sequence ATGTCCGAAGCTGATGCGCCCCTGTCCGGAACCGTAAGAATTGCTGCGATCCAGACCGTGTCAGGCCCGGACGTCGAGGCCAATCTGGCTGCTGCCGAAGGTCTGATCGCCAGGGCCGCTGCGGATGGAGCGCGCCTTGTCGCGCTCCCGGAATACTTCCCCCTGATGTCGACCGACGAGATGGCCAAGGTCAGGGCGCGCGAGTCCGAGGGGAGCGGGCCGATACAGGATTTCCTGAGTGCGGCGGCAAGACGTCACCGCGTATGGCTGGTCGGCGGCACGCTGCCGCTGGTGGCGGAGGCCGACAACAAGGTGCGCAACAGCACGCTGGTGTTCGACGACCGCGGCGAACGACGCGCCCGTTACGACAAGATTCACCTGTTCGGTTTTCAGCGCGGTGCCGAGCGCTACGACGAGTCGGTTACCATTGAGCCGGGACAGACGGTGAGCACCTTCGACTCGCCCGTGGGCCGCACGGGCCTGTCGGTGTGCTACGACCTGCGTTTTCCGGAGCTGTTTCGGGCCATGGGGGTGGTGAATCTCATCATCCTGCCGGCGGCCTTCACCTACACGACGGGTCGTGCGCACTGGGAAGTCCTGCTGCGTGCCCGTGCGATCGAGAATCAGTGCTACGTCATGGCGCCCGCACAGGGCGGCGAGCACCCCGGTGGCAGGGTGACCTGGGGGCATACGATGATCGTCGACCCCTGGGGCGAAGTGATGAATGTGCTCGAAACCGGGCCCGGCGTGGTGACGGCGGATGTGGACTTTGAGCGTCTTGCCTCGCTGCGGGACAGCCTGCCGGCCCTGCGCCACCGCTGTCTCGGTTAA
- a CDS encoding CYTH and CHAD domain-containing protein produces MLARRGDIAPMSQEIELKLSLPSRSLPALRRHPLVAGAPREGKTCTLDNTYYDTPELALKARKVAVRTRHQGRQWLQTVKCAAVSTGGLSQRPEWEQPYTDRFDFSAIDVPEVAKLLSRHKDELVPVFTTRFRRETRRYSPREGVCILLMIDTGSVEAVSRSAPICELELELVEGKPLDLLELACELARTLPLMPGDVSKAQRGYQLFLDLPARPTKAEAIELSPDDTVIEAFRRHAFGCIRQWQANASAINEGHDGPEFIHQLRVSLRRLRSLIKLFAPALPTEFVTEWNDRLRDNANRFGDTRDLDVLHAELLAPVVAEGLADGAESGLPPLLKLIETARQQARKDALHNITHSAQGRLVLELNAALQGLPVSNLIAAVDLKTFARLQLDRLRKRARRRYEASVTLVPTQLHTLRIAMKQLRYGLEFFGSLLPARAVERYLTGVTEAQGTLGFLNDVDVARGRLNAWAGKRSDLLAAASFIIGWHGPRYARLRRRVLQEVEPLLWGKTPW; encoded by the coding sequence ATGCTCGCCCGTCGCGGCGACATCGCCCCGATGAGTCAGGAAATCGAACTCAAGCTGAGCCTGCCAAGCCGCTCGCTCCCCGCGCTGCGCCGCCACCCCCTGGTTGCCGGTGCGCCGCGGGAAGGCAAGACGTGCACGCTGGACAATACGTACTACGACACCCCGGAGCTCGCGCTCAAGGCGCGCAAGGTGGCCGTGCGCACCCGCCACCAGGGCCGGCAGTGGCTGCAGACGGTGAAGTGTGCGGCGGTGTCGACCGGTGGGCTTTCGCAGCGCCCGGAATGGGAGCAGCCCTACACCGACCGCTTCGATTTTTCCGCCATCGACGTGCCCGAGGTCGCAAAGCTGCTCTCGCGGCACAAGGACGAACTGGTACCTGTTTTCACCACCCGCTTTCGCCGCGAAACACGGCGCTACAGCCCGCGCGAAGGCGTCTGCATTCTTCTCATGATCGACACCGGAAGCGTCGAGGCGGTCAGCCGCAGCGCACCGATCTGCGAACTCGAACTCGAGCTGGTGGAAGGCAAACCGCTCGATCTGCTCGAACTGGCCTGCGAACTCGCCCGGACCCTGCCGCTGATGCCCGGCGACGTATCGAAGGCGCAGCGCGGATACCAGCTCTTCCTCGACCTGCCCGCACGTCCGACCAAGGCAGAAGCCATCGAGCTCTCCCCCGACGACACCGTTATCGAAGCCTTTCGCCGGCACGCCTTCGGCTGCATCCGTCAATGGCAGGCCAATGCGTCGGCGATCAACGAGGGCCACGACGGCCCCGAGTTCATCCATCAGCTGCGTGTCTCGCTGCGGCGGCTGCGCTCGCTGATCAAGCTGTTCGCCCCCGCCCTGCCCACCGAGTTTGTCACCGAATGGAACGACCGCCTGCGCGATAACGCAAACCGGTTTGGCGACACGCGCGACCTCGACGTGCTCCACGCCGAGCTGCTCGCGCCCGTGGTGGCCGAAGGGCTCGCCGACGGCGCCGAAAGCGGCCTGCCGCCGCTGCTGAAGCTCATCGAAACCGCACGCCAGCAGGCGCGCAAGGACGCCTTGCACAACATCACGCACTCCGCGCAAGGGCGGCTCGTGCTCGAACTCAACGCCGCACTGCAGGGGCTCCCGGTCAGCAACCTGATTGCCGCGGTCGACCTCAAGACCTTCGCCCGTCTTCAGCTCGATCGACTGCGCAAGCGCGCACGGCGCCGCTACGAAGCGTCGGTCACCCTCGTTCCCACTCAGCTCCACACCTTGCGCATCGCAATGAAGCAGCTGCGGTACGGGCTTGAGTTCTTCGGCTCGCTTCTTCCCGCGCGCGCAGTCGAGCGCTATCTGACAGGCGTCACCGAAGCGCAGGGCACACTCGGCTTCCTGAATGACGTCGATGTGGCCCGCGGCCGGCTCAATGCATGGGCCGGCAAGCGCAGCGACCTGCTGGCAGCAGCTTCATTCATCATCGGATGGCACGGACCGCGCTACGCCCGCCTTCGACGCCGGGTGCTGCAGGAGGTCGAACCCCTGCTGTGGGGAAAGACACCGTGGTGA
- the glnE gene encoding bifunctional [glutamate--ammonia ligase]-adenylyl-L-tyrosine phosphorylase/[glutamate--ammonia-ligase] adenylyltransferase, with the protein MSLESAMLPDVIRHAAGLSRFLQRMLDSRPWLAESLAASVDRAIGGDDMRAFIDARGADEAQLRPTLRHLRTWVICHLIVRDLGDRADLPEVTETMTVLAEVAVRHAHDVLREPLVQRYGQPLSPSGWEQELLVIGMGKLGGRELNVSSDIDLIFTYPEDGDTGGKKVISNFEFFERLGKQLIQALADVTEHGQVFRVDMRLRPNGDSGPLVASFDMLESYFITQGREWERYAWIKARVLAGERWPELEQISRPFVFRKYLDFGAINAMRELHAQIRREVARRDRAQNIKLGPGGIREIEFIAQVFQLIRGGRDTELQDRPTLKVLAGLAERGILADTTVNALSEAYVFLRRLEHRLQYLDDAQTHDLPQSDADCALIARAMGFDDYPSMLEVLESHRSNVSQHFDSVFADPNQEDHSLDSIWSGAEDVELTTPALAALGYHDPGKAASRLAAIRSSARYIQLTNKIRGRLDALMPRVIEAAAATQGADETLSRCLDLLEGISRRGAYLALLQQYPQALRRVVDLISASRWAAQYLGRHPILLDELLDDRNLEAVPDWARFRAELEAQLDAIEPDMERQMDLMREQHHAQSFRLLTQDIAGLLSVEKLADNLSALADTMVELTIPLCWRKIKIRHRESPAFAVISYGKLGGKELGYASDLDIIFLYDDDAPEAAEVYTRLAQRTNTWLSSQTAAGKLFETDLRLRPNGDSGLIACSLEAFRKYQLESAWVWEHQALTRARFTAGDPELGAAFERIRCEVLRMPRDVEKLRTDVLEMRAKMRSAHSGKSSQFDLKHDHGGLIDVEFLIQYLVLGYAQTYPELTGNLGNIALLRMAGELGLIPADLAAACGDSYRSLRHLQHRQRLNDLASRVSLQEAESARTPVIALWQQVFGTT; encoded by the coding sequence ATGTCACTCGAATCTGCCATGTTGCCAGATGTAATCCGTCACGCTGCCGGCCTGTCGCGCTTTCTGCAGCGCATGCTCGATAGCCGTCCCTGGCTTGCAGAAAGCCTGGCGGCCAGCGTCGACCGCGCGATCGGGGGCGACGACATGCGCGCGTTCATCGACGCCCGCGGCGCCGATGAAGCGCAGCTGCGCCCGACCCTGCGTCATCTGCGCACCTGGGTGATCTGCCACCTCATCGTTCGCGACCTCGGCGACCGGGCCGACCTTCCCGAAGTCACGGAAACCATGACGGTGCTTGCGGAAGTCGCCGTTCGCCATGCACACGACGTGCTGCGCGAACCACTTGTGCAGCGCTACGGTCAGCCCCTGTCGCCCTCGGGCTGGGAGCAGGAGCTGCTGGTCATCGGCATGGGCAAACTCGGCGGGCGCGAGCTCAACGTATCCTCCGACATCGACCTCATCTTCACCTACCCGGAAGATGGCGACACCGGCGGCAAGAAGGTCATCAGCAACTTCGAATTCTTCGAGCGCCTCGGCAAGCAGCTGATCCAGGCGCTGGCCGACGTCACCGAGCACGGCCAGGTCTTCCGGGTCGACATGCGCCTGCGCCCGAACGGCGACTCCGGTCCGCTGGTCGCGAGCTTCGACATGCTGGAAAGCTATTTCATTACCCAGGGACGTGAATGGGAGCGCTATGCCTGGATCAAGGCCAGAGTGCTGGCAGGCGAGCGCTGGCCCGAGCTCGAGCAGATCTCGCGCCCCTTTGTTTTTCGCAAGTACCTGGATTTTGGCGCCATCAACGCCATGCGCGAACTGCACGCGCAGATCCGGCGCGAGGTTGCGCGGCGCGACCGTGCACAGAACATCAAGCTCGGCCCCGGCGGCATCCGCGAGATCGAGTTCATCGCCCAGGTCTTTCAGCTGATTCGCGGTGGCCGCGACACCGAGTTGCAGGACCGCCCCACGCTCAAGGTGCTGGCAGGCCTGGCCGAGCGTGGCATTCTCGCCGACACCACGGTGAATGCGCTGAGTGAAGCGTATGTCTTCCTGCGGCGACTGGAACACCGCCTGCAGTATCTGGACGACGCTCAGACTCACGACCTGCCGCAGAGCGACGCCGACTGTGCGCTCATCGCCCGCGCAATGGGCTTCGACGACTACCCCTCGATGCTCGAGGTGCTCGAGTCCCACCGCAGCAATGTCAGCCAGCATTTCGATTCGGTCTTTGCCGACCCCAACCAGGAAGACCACTCACTGGATTCGATATGGTCGGGTGCCGAGGATGTCGAGCTGACCACGCCGGCGCTGGCAGCCCTTGGCTACCATGATCCGGGAAAGGCGGCCTCGAGGCTTGCCGCCATCCGCAGCAGCGCACGCTACATTCAGCTGACAAACAAGATCCGCGGCCGCCTCGACGCCCTCATGCCCCGCGTCATCGAGGCGGCTGCGGCCACGCAGGGCGCCGATGAAACCCTGTCACGCTGCCTCGACCTGCTCGAAGGGATCAGCCGTCGCGGCGCCTATCTCGCACTCCTGCAACAGTATCCGCAGGCGCTGCGCAGGGTGGTCGATCTGATCAGTGCATCGCGCTGGGCCGCGCAATACCTGGGACGCCATCCCATCCTGCTCGACGAACTGCTCGACGACCGCAACCTGGAAGCCGTGCCCGACTGGGCGCGCTTCCGGGCCGAACTCGAAGCCCAGCTCGATGCCATCGAGCCGGACATGGAACGTCAGATGGACCTCATGCGTGAGCAGCATCACGCCCAGTCGTTCCGCTTGCTGACCCAGGACATCGCCGGCCTGCTGTCGGTGGAAAAGCTTGCCGACAACCTGTCAGCCCTGGCCGACACCATGGTCGAGCTCACCATCCCCCTGTGCTGGCGCAAGATCAAGATCCGCCACCGGGAATCCCCCGCTTTCGCCGTCATCAGCTACGGCAAGCTGGGCGGCAAGGAGCTTGGCTACGCGTCGGACCTCGACATCATCTTCCTCTACGATGACGACGCGCCCGAAGCGGCCGAGGTCTATACCCGCCTCGCACAGCGCACAAATACCTGGCTGTCGAGCCAGACTGCGGCAGGCAAACTGTTCGAGACCGATCTCCGTCTGCGCCCCAACGGTGACTCCGGCCTGATCGCGTGCTCGCTCGAGGCGTTCCGCAAATACCAGCTCGAGTCTGCATGGGTGTGGGAGCACCAGGCGCTCACCCGCGCCCGCTTCACCGCGGGAGACCCGGAGCTCGGTGCCGCATTCGAACGCATCCGCTGCGAAGTGCTGCGCATGCCGCGCGATGTCGAGAAGCTGCGCACCGACGTGCTCGAGATGCGCGCGAAGATGCGCAGCGCACACAGCGGCAAGAGCAGCCAGTTCGACCTCAAGCACGACCACGGCGGCCTCATCGACGTCGAGTTCCTGATCCAGTATCTGGTGTTGGGCTATGCCCAGACCTATCCGGAGCTGACCGGCAATCTGGGCAACATCGCGCTGCTGCGCATGGCCGGCGAACTCGGCCTCATCCCCGCCGACCTCGCCGCCGCCTGCGGCGACAGCTATCGCAGCCTGCGCCACCTGCAGCACCGTCAGCGCCTCAACGACCTCGCATCGCGCGTGTCGCTGCAGGAGGCCGAGTCCGCGCGCACACCCGTGATCGCACTCTGGCAGCAGGTATTCGGCACCACATGA